A part of Carassius carassius chromosome 4, fCarCar2.1, whole genome shotgun sequence genomic DNA contains:
- the ap3m2 gene encoding AP-3 complex subunit mu-2, producing the protein MIHSLFLVNASGDIFLEKHWKSVVSRSVCDYFFEALERATEPENVPPVIPTPHHYLINVLRHRIYFVAVIQSEVPPLFVIEFLHRVVDTFQDYFGVCTEAAIKDNVVVVYELLEEMLDNGFPLATESNILKELIKPPTILRTVVNTITGSTNVGEQLPTGQLSVVPWRRTGVKYTNNEAYFDVIEEIDAIIDKSGSTITAEIQGVIDACVKLTGMPDLTLSFMNPRLLDDVSFHPCVRFKRWEAERILSFIPPDGNFRLLSYHVSSQNLVAIPVYVKHNISFREGSSQGRFELTLGPKQTMGKAVESVLVNSQLPRGVLNANLNPSQGTYTFDPVTKLLSWDVGKINPQKLPSLKGSMSLQAGASKPDENPTINIQLKIQQLAISGLKVNRLDMYGEKYKPFKGIKYMTKAGKFQVRT; encoded by the exons ATGATACACAGCCTTTTCCTGGTTAACGCATCGGGGGACATCTTTCTGGAGAAGCACTGGAAGAGTGTGGTCAGCCGGTCCGTCTGCGATTACTTTTTCGAGGCCCTGGAACGCGCCACGGAACCGGAGAACGTTCCTCCGGTGATCCCGACCCCCCATCACTACCTCATTAACGTGCTCCGCCATCGCATCTACTTCGTGGCCGTCATACAGAGCGAAGTGCCTCCTCTGTTTGTCATCGAGTTCCTCCATCGTGTGGTGGACACATTTCAG GACTATTTTGGGGTTTGCACAGAAGCAGCCATTAAAGACAATGTTGTTGTGGTCTATGAGCTGCTGGAGGAGATGCTGGATAATGGCTTCCCACTGGCCACCGAATCAAACATCCTAAAAGAGCTCATTAAACCTCCCACCATCCTCCGCACAGTGGTGAACACCATCACAG GAAGTACTAATGTTGGTGAGCAGCTTCCTACGGGTCAGCTGTCCGTTGTACCGTGGCGGCGCACAGGTGTCAAATATACCAACAATGAAGCTTATTTTGACGTGATTGAAGAAATCGATGCTATCATTGACAAATcag gATCAACTATCACAGCAGAGATTCAAGGAGTGATAGATGCCTGTGTGAAACTTACAGGAATGCCTGATCTCACCTTGTCATTTATG AACCCTCGTCTCCTGGATGATGTCAGCTTCCACCCTTGTGTTCGGTTCAAGCGCTGGGAAGCCGAGCGAATTCTATCCTTCATCCCACCAGACGGCAACTTCCGCCTCCTGTCCTACCACGTCAGCTCTCAGAA CCTGGTGGCCATCCCTGTGTATGTAAAGCATAACATCAGCTTCCGAGAGGGCAGTTCTCAGGGTCGTTTTGAGCTCACCCTCGGCCCAAAGCAGACTATGGGTAAGGCGGTGGAATCCGTCCTGGTGAACAGTCAGCTGCCCCGTGGCGTCCTCAACGCCAACCTCAACCCCTCACAGGGCACCTACACTTTTGATCCCGTCACCAAG CTTTTGTCATGGGATGTGGGTAAGATAAACCCGCAGAAATTGCCCAGTTTAAAAGGATCTATGAGTCTCCAGGCTGGAGCCTCCAAACCTGATGAAAACCCAACAATCAACATCCAGTTGAAGATTCAACAGCTGGCCATTTCAG GTCTGAAAGTAAATAGGTTGGACATGTATGGCGAGAAGTACAAACCTTTCAAAGGCATCAAATACATGACCAAGGCTGGCAAATTTCAAGTCCGAACCTAG